The DNA segment cgtaaaagaagaaaaattttCTGAGACCAATTGATGTCGTAATTTTAAAGTAAagcctaaaaagtaaaaaaaaaaaaaaaaagaaaaaaggaatacAGGTTCTAATTAAGCAAgataaagtgtaaaaagtaTAAAGCGTAGgcctcagtttgtgtttattcgAGACATAAAATCCATTTATTCTAAATCAATCACCAGAAAATTAACTAGCAATTATTTTAGTAAATGAGCAAGGAATTTTAAGGTTTAGGAAATTCTTAAGATAAAAattttgcaacatttttcaggccaaatgataaattaaaaacaatggtCTGAAGATTcattgataattaaaataatcattaagccaaattttttcctcctctctctttcttcatcctCCATCTTCACAGATTCATTAGTGATTATCTGTTCCCCTCCCTCATCCTGTTTATCTGGTATATTTCACCGTCACTGGAGCACGAACACTCTCACtcgtgcgtgcacacacacagtcaacagTGCTGAGATTAAGAGGGCTGGGCTTCCTTCCACTCAGCTCTCAGTACTTGAGCTTCATTATTACATCTAAGGTCACAGACCAGACTCGCAGGTTACTGCTGCTCCCCTCGTCGCTGTCCACCATGATCCTGTACCCGctcttccttctcctcatcATAGGTATTTATCtgacttcacacacatacatttcatttctttacatGGGCTTTAAGTTAATGTTTTACTCTTTTCTCTTGgaatttcctgttttgttttgttttttttccatttgggTTTCCTGCATGGTGTCATGAGCGTCCATTGTTCTACATTTTTGGAGCAGCAATCAAAAAGCTGGTGTGAAAGTCTTTCTTTAAAAATGGACtggaattttaaaatgtaatgttaaaaagCTTATTTTTAACATGTGTATTCAGGTATTGAGGAATCACAGACAGCCAACATGACAGAAGAAGAGTTTGGCAAAGTTGAGAGGAACCAAACATTCATCGTGCCTACCAAGTATAACAGTAAGTTATTTACAGAAGCTGGAGAAACGAACTTTAAAAGAAATGActaacaattaatcaattatcaaaattgttgcgTAATTCAATTTCAGTTGCTCATATTGGTGTTTAGGTCTGCAACtaacaattcatttttattatcgattaattgtttagttAAGAAATGCCCATCATAACTTGGCAGAGCcaaaggtgacatcttcaaatgtctaaTTTAGAATGATATATGACAGAGATAAGCAGCAGATCTTCCTGAAATCTATGAATATTTGGCAGctatttctgctttaaaaatgactgaattctTTTCTGCTCTTGTACTCTTGTCTTGCTCTCATTTTCATATCATCATCAAAAAGCTTTGCCCCTTTTTTCAGGGCTTCCACAGTGTTCACCGAATTAAATCTAATATTTTACTTTAACCTTGTTGATACCACATGGAATGAAATTTAATACCTTTcccactggaaaaaaatatgatgGAAAACCAGTAACCAGTAACCAGTAGTTTCcatcatatttttttccagtgggAAAGGTATTAAATTTCATAGGCCTAGAATTATTTACTGGCATCTACACTCAGTAGGCAGTTTATTATATCCACcaagctaaaactaatgcagtctaatacaatataattatcCTCTTAGAGGCTGTGGTGGTGTTGAATTGTACTGTGTTaaactgacaggtgtttctattattttgtccatttacatttatatcagTCGGGGACAGCTAAATGTCAGAAAGACCTCTCTCTCAACCAAACAACCTGCATGCACAATCTACTGATTACAGTCTCTCACATTCATGTGACAAAATGTACTTTCTGCCAAAATATCTGATCATGCAGaacattatttcacttttttatggTTCTGCTTAGTCTGGGTTAAtccagaaaaagtcacagtgaatTCAACCTATGTATTTACACGtaaccaaaaccaccatctttgcctaaacttaaccaaggAGCTCTTGTTGTCTAAACCACAGACTGGACTCTGAATGTGACCTGGTTTCCACCTCAATCAGCTCCTGGCGAGTCCACAGCGTTTAATAAATTtagcttcattcattcattcattgaaaaaagaaatctgtttccTTACATTAACCAGCCAGAGATTATGTTGCCtacaaacatttgctgttgcagtttaaaTCAGGAGACAAGGTTTGGATGTGACAAccataaatatacagtaagtaGGTGATATGTAATATATACTGCGTGTTACAACAGAcgacaacagacaacagactCTGTGGAAAAATATCAGTACATTACAttgtttttgattaatcattttgtctatgATACATCTAAATATCCATCccagttttattatttgattatcaaaatagttgctcGTTATTCTCTTCCTGAACATCCAGTCAATTAATTGagtaatcatttcagctgtaacCTCATTTGTAAATTTTAAGTACAAGAAATTGGTGAAAGCCACGAATTCTCTTATTTATTCACTAAACATTAAGAATATTGCTTGAATaaagtgaatacatttttttcctgcaggtaCAATGACACCAGGCAACGTGACATACAGTTTGTACAGAGATGAGAAGAGTCAGATTGAAGACGAACTGCTGAACAATCAAACATCCACGGTTATCACAGAGGATGATGGTGAGTACTCATACTTATCAATGTCTTAAATTTCCTGTGTGAAAGTAATTTCTCATTCGTTATGCAGCTGAAACACTATCAGACTATGGTTATGTATCAGTAAGAGCCAACTTTAAGAAACATGAACAACCGGGCCAATAACTCAGCTTTATGAAATCTGAGTAAACTCAAAGACCCTGTCCATTGTCCACAGCAGATCACAGGAAACCTAAGAAATGTTTCATCCATTTTACACAGCAACACCCTGGATAAAGTATTTAgatcatgtactgtatgtcacaggtgttttcccttttctttacaGAGACGTTTCAGGACCAGGAAAGTAGGTCTCCTCACGAACACTGCCAACAGGACCTGCTGGTGCTGTACAGTCACAGCTATTGTGGAGCAGCTTTTCAAAAGGAAATGCTGACAATCAGCACAGAAAACTGGTGTCTCCTGGAAAGTATTACCAAGTACGGCACACTGAGTATTTCCAGAATTAAGTGTTTTGCTTTTACAATCCTGTttggtttctttgtctctgctttTGATGAATTCtttaacacttttatttcccagtgttgttttaatgaactttGTTAATACATTTTCCAGAAAGGGCTACAGTTAAGTTTATATCAAGTTTTTACTATTATAATCAGCTTTAGTAATAGCAGTATTATCAGTACTGACAAAGGAGTAAATTACCTCTGACAGATTTTCACCTCATTTCAAGAAAATTGAAATTGTGTTGGTTTCTTTGcctcacttttcatttcatgtcattaccaaactagaattaccaccatGCAGTTGTATGCCTTCGCCAACCAGTCCAGTTGCAGTTAATAAGCATATGcattcttgagttatggccaaaaaatgGTTTGTGACCTTTCATGACCAAAATCTTATTAATTCATCcttcagtgaacattttttttgtaccaaAGATATTccctgagatatcacgttcataAGAATGTGGCAGATGAATGGACCGGCAACATAAACAGTAGCAACAGCATTTCTATCCTTATTCAAGTCAactcagttcagttttatttatacaccCAAGCCCAAATTTAAAATCttgcaatgcaatgcaatgcagtattaaaagtaaattcATTAGTTTCTCTGAATCAAAAATCTCCACTGCTGTAGAAGGTAAATCAGTTGATACAATCGGAGTTGACGTTACACAATACAACACGTGGAGCTGCGACCATTGGTTGACtaaatcaattagtcaatcgGCAgatataataagaaataattatTAGCAACAATATTGATATCTGATTACTTGTTTGAGTCAGTCTTCaatcaaaaacaccaaatattttatttgtttcctctcctggCCGTggattataataaaaaaacatgtctttgaattttgttttgattgtgggACTAAAAACACCATGGGATCTGAGAAAATGTGATGGACATATTTCACTGTTCTCTGGTGTTTTATTGACCAAACGATTCCTCcattaaacaagaaaataaatcaacaaaaaacataatttgtcaCTGACTTCCAAAACAAATAATatgagtgttttctgatctgacaaCACGGTTAGTAGGTTACAATTTAATTCTGGGTCACTCATACCACAGAGACCAGACTCTGTTATATTAATCCTAAAACTGTTCAGATGCCAAGTCGGACAGTTCATCTGGATGTACCAATTTTCCATTTGTGGAGGACAACAACCACAAACCACATTTAGTTTGTAAACTTGGTGACAGGATCACATTTACATCTGATGTACCTTCCCTTTTTGATAAAAGAATAGgctgaatgacagaaaaataaatgaatttagtttttttgcaaTTTCTTATTAGCATACAAGACTATACACAGGACTACAAAAGCTTACTCTGATACAGCTGATCTgtactgaaaacatttaaaacgtcaacaaatgtaaaagtttaTGTCCTCCAGGGCTgcaaataatgaatatttttatttctcacgTAACTGATAGAAAATGACTTCAGATGTCTAGTTTTGCCAAAAtcccaaagacattcagtttgcaatcaaatgaaactaaattaattgaaaaatctTCATATTGAAGAGCAGGAGCAAGTAtattaaaatgattcaaatgattaaacaattatcaaaatagttgctgatcaATTTTCTGTCACAGACTAATCGATTGATCAAACAGCACCGATGCATGTATCAAATACATGACTTACAGACATGCTTGGCATAGAAAAAATACTAGTAAGAGTGGGAACACTATTAATTAGTAATTTAAGATCATTACTCATCAGACAGCACAGCTTCAAAGAAACAGGCAACAAGCAGCTTCTTTCAGCCCAGAGTCAACACGAGGCTTCAATCAAACTCTAACTaatacagacaaacagcagaaacacaactgaTCAAGATCTTGTACAACCTCCATGACACCAACAGCAACAagttaaacacagagacaaagccACGGCGGGACATTTAAAAACTAGGAAATTAACCAGcatgcaggcagacagacagacaggcagacagacagacagtggttGTTTCTGACTCACATTTGGCGTCGAAGTgcgtgtttgttttctgtcattacGGCGAAACGTCCATGTCCGTTATTATCAAGCTAACCGAGCCTAGCTAACTTTCCCGACTGTTTCATCAAACTTATTTTCTACTGTTTGTCGTGAGGACACAGTTCGACCAGTTCGCTTCACAATTCACTCCAgagttgttttttctctccgtCCGCTAGTTGGCAGCAGGTGATAAAGGCCGCATGATaacgatttaaaaaaaacgacGTTTTTAAAATTAACAACACCTGCTCACTATTCGTTTTAGTTGACGTGACGTGATAAAAGGCCGCGACTAGAGTCTGCAGTACCCTTTTTGACCACACACTGAGTCGCATTCACCAGCCGTTACAACCCAGAGgggtgcaacaacaacaacaacaacaatgatgatgatgataacaataacaatggatttgataataatttaatgaataaaataataagttagttaattaattaatgaattagtcttaattaaataataaatatatcaataaGAACACAAGTCTATAACAAAAAAAGCTAGGCTGCATATGCAGAATAGGAACATTATTATGTTCCTATTCTGCATATGCAGAATAGGAACATAATAAATAgactacaaaaaataaataaaataaaatacatacaaggTATGATAATAATAACCAAGAGTGATGTTGTGTGCATGGTTATTGAGATTCTCACTCTTGACAGGAATCTGATGATCTGATGCAACACTGATAATGAATTTAGTTAAACCAAAGAATCACAAAAAATTTGATTCTGTCTCCCTGCtgagtttgtttctgtgaaaaaaCTACAATGTCTGGCTGTTTTAGGAAAAATATCatcagccttatcctttaaatgGTGATGCCGTCAAAAGTTGAGAATGTGTGAAAGACAATGCTGCAGCCTGAGTCTGTGCCTCTACCACCACAGAGTAAGTGCAGCTTCAAATGTGTGTGAGGGTCTCTTCCTCCAGCCCACCCTTCCGCAGCCTCACTCATTTCTGCTAAGTTTTTGTTAAAACCTGAAATGGTTTAACCACaagtttcagttttaattacAGGCAGATGAGCCACACTGTTTTTGAGTGTTTCACAGTCCATCTAAAGGGTTTCACTCCAAAAGTGAGGTGTtcagtttcacaaaaacaatgtgtttgtatgaaatGATCATCATGTCCTTACTGTGTCTGGACTCACCAGTAACACGGTGGTTTCTTCATCCGTTACAGACCATACAGTGAAGTGACATATTGTTTGGAGAAGCTGTCTGGTTTGGTCGGCTGCTACTATCCAAACCCCGACACTCAAGACTTCTTCCTCTACATCCACTCCTACTACTTC comes from the Seriola aureovittata isolate HTS-2021-v1 ecotype China chromosome 21, ASM2101889v1, whole genome shotgun sequence genome and includes:
- the LOC130162684 gene encoding receptor activity-modifying protein 1-like, with amino-acid sequence MILYPLFLLLIIGIEESQTANMTEEEFGKVERNQTFIVPTKYNSTMTPGNVTYSLYRDEKSQIEDELLNNQTSTVITEDDETFQDQESRSPHEHCQQDLLVLYSHSYCGAAFQKEMLTISTENWCLLESITKPYSEVTYCLEKLSGLVGCYYPNPDTQDFFLYIHSYYFQNCTSDELPLEDAPHGLVMALTLIPVSLIPILVYLVVWKSKVQE